The Deinococcus gobiensis I-0 sequence AGGCCTCGACCGATCAAGCTCCTTCTACCCCACTTGCAGGTGTACGCGCTCCTCCGGAAGGCGCAACCCGACCAGCGAGCACAACGCGACCATGGGCGCTCGCGGCAAGGCCTGCGCGAACAAGGCCTGCACCAACTCTGGCCCAGTCAACACCCAGGGGCGGTAGACCCGCGGTTGCGTGAGCGCGTCATAGATATCCGCCACCGCCACCACCGCACTCAACGGGTCCAACTCCGTCTGACCCCCGGGATAGCCCTGGCCGTCCAGCCGCTCATGGTGTCGCAATACTGCTGTCACGACCTCCGCCGGCACCCCCGGCCAACGCTCCCGCACCAGTTGCGCCCCGTAGGCCGCGTGGTGCTGCATCGCCTGCCGCTCCAGCGCAGTCAATGGTCCAGGCTTGTTCAGCACACTTGGGCAAACGCCGACCTTCCCCACGTCGTGCAGATACCCAGCGATCAAGGCCAACTCCACATCTACATTCAGCAGGAAAGCGATTCGGGATGCCAGCAGACCCACCCGTTCAGCATGACCCCCACAGGTTCTTTCGACCAGGTGGGAGAGTGGAGTGGGGATACCCAGCGTTGCCATCACATCATTCAAGCACTCCGGCCGCTCCCACGTGCCAAGTGCGGCGCCTGAGGACACCCACATGTCTACCCCCGTCATCTACAGCGTGCTCGGTCTCCTCATCACCATGGTCGGCATCCTCAACATGCCCCGTCATAAGTGGCCTACAAGCTTCAGGGGCGTCCTGGCACTCCTCCTCGGCTCACTGTTCTGGCCAGTCGTGCTCCTGGCCCTCTGGTATGACCAGCAACGGGCCACCTGGAAGGAGCCCCCACCTACCCCCAAAGTCTGGTTGAAAGTCAAGGAGCAGAGCGGGGCCTACACCCTTGGGCCGCTCACGCTCATCATCCGGTACCGGCCACGTCGCTGCCGCACGTCGGGTCGGTGGACCATTCTGGTCCGCCCTCGTCCCAGCCTCAATGCCCCGCTCCTGATCCGGCGTCAGGGCTTCAGCATCAACCTGCTGTTTCGCCAATACCATTTCCTGATGCTCGCGCCCGTGAGCCAGGCCTCCCCCATCCCTCCCCCATCGCTGACGGCCAGGCCCCGGCAGGAGCAGGCCTTCACGCTGAGCGAGATCCTGATCGTCATCGCCATCCTCGGCATCCTGGCGGCCGTCCTCATCCCCAGTTTTCTGAATGCCCGTATGGCTGCACAACGCAAGCTGATCGACACCTATGCTCAAACCTGCCAGATCGCGGCCGAGAAACGCCGGAACTACCTCACCAATACCCTGACTCTCCCGGCCCCTGGAGGCTTTGCCCCCACCTGCGCCACCCTCGGGGTCACTCCCCCGTCTTATGTCACCAAAGCAGAATTCCGGGACCAGGGCGACCGCTACGAGCTGGTGGTGCAGGGCCAGGTCAGAGGCAGCACGTATACCCAGAGTGCGACCCTCATCAAGCAGGTCACGAGATGACGGCCACCCCAGGCGCCCTTGACCATCCACGGGCGCGGCAGGAAAGCACGGCGCTGTTCAGAGAGATGTTCGGCGTCTGCGAACGCCAAGGGGAACTGCTCACGCTCAGTATCGTGACGGCCCTGATGCTCGACCACCACCGGGGAGACCCACCCATCCATATTCGGGAGGACACCTATTACATAGGGGACCGCCCACTCCTTCCCTACCTGCGGCAACTACAAGACCTCCGCGAGTCCTATCACGCCCAGGTGGGCATTCAGCCCTACAAGGCTTACGGCGAGGTGCAGGAGCGGTTGCGCCAGCTGCTCAATCCCTCGCGCTTTGCGCAGAGACCAGAGGCATGACCAGTCCTGCCCAGTTGCCCCTCCTGCCCGTCTACATCCTCGGTGCCCTCCAGCAGGGTCCTCGCACCTCCCTCGAGATCTACCGCGAGATTCCTTTTCCCATCGCGCTCGCTCAGGTGCGCGGCATCCTCGAAAAACTCCAGCAAGCCTTCTTCATTCGAGCAAGCGGGACGCTCCGGCAGCCTCAGTACGAACTCTGCCCCCAGGCCACCCCGTGCACCGACAACTACACCGACGCCGACTTCGAACTCGTCCTCGGCTGCCTCAATCTCCACCGCACCGAACTCGAACTCAGCCGCGCTACCCGCCTGGACCGCGCCTGCGTCCACCAGATTCTGGTGGACGCGCTCCGACAAGAGCTCGTGCAGATGACGTGCGTGGGCAATCTCCAGATCTACACGAGACAGGTGCCAACCAGAAACCACCGCACCATTTGAGGTGGAGGCACCCATGAAGAAACTCATCCCTACGTTTGCCCTGCTGACTGCTCTGCTCCTGCCCACCGCGAGCGCCGCCGACATGAACATCACCCTCGACGACGCCCAGGCCGAGAGCTACACCCTCGAACTCGGCCCCGGTGCCCTGGCGACCCTGACCTGGCCCGACCCGGTCAAGGACGTGACCGTCACCCGCAGCGGCATCATCGAAACCAAGATCATCGACAACCGCGTGATTATCGCCGGCCTGAGCAGCAACGGGAACACCCCCATCCAGATCACCACCGAAAGCGGTGTCCGTACCTGGCGCGTCCGGATGAGCAGCCAGCAAAACGGCAGCATCGTCAATGTCCGCGTCCTCCCCCCCAAGGCCGAGGCCCCCACCACCGTCGTCATCGGCGACCCGGCCCCCGGGGCAGCCGCCGTGACCAGCGCCCCCACCAGCACGACCGGCGTGCAGCTGAGCCTGACCACCAGCACCAAGCCCACGGAGCCGGTCCGCACCGAGGATCTCCCCGAGATCAAGTTCAACCTGACCCGTGACGGCAACGTGGTCGTCCTCTCCTACACCCTCAAGGCCGGGGGGAGCGGCGTGCTGGTGGACGAGCGTCAACTCATCGCGTCCGCCGGTCAGGTGCGCCCCACCCTGAGCGTGCTGCGCCTCCAGCCCCACGAGGTCCGCTACGGCACCCTCAGCATCCAGAACGCCGGCCAGAGTGGCAGCGCCCTGAAAGTCAGCTGGCCCTACCAGATCGGCATGACCGCCCAGGTCATGAGTCAGCAACTCGTCACCCCCTGAGCCATGCCGAACGGAGATACCCATACCGCCATCAACCTGGGCGCCCTTCTGGGCTTCGGTGGGGTGTACCTGGCTCTCGGCCTGCCCTGGACACCTCCCGCCAGTGCCCTGGTGGGGGGGTACCTCTTCGGCACCCTCTTCCTCACGCCGGACCTGGACCTCGGCCACCGCGCCCGCGTCCGGGCCCGGCGCAACTGGGGGGCCCTCGGTGCCCTCTGGCTCCCTCTCGGAATACTCGTCAAGCATCGAGGTGTCATCCACACCTGGGGGCGGGGACCGGCACTTCTCCTCCTGTACTTTGTGGTCGTCTTCGGCGGCGTGCTCGCCCTCGCCCTCTTCGGGCTCCAGGCCGCCGGGGTCACCTTCCCCCACACCTGGAATGTGCGCCTCACGCCACAGGCCTTCTGGTGGTTGGCCCTCCCGGGCTATCTCCTCGCCTACTGGATCAACAGGTCGAGGACCTCTGCGAGCTCCTGGCAGGTGCTCAGGTGCTCGAGCATCCCAGCGGCGCGCACGATGTCGTGCAGTTCGGCGACACGATCATCCTCACCGACTTGGCCTCCGGCAAAGCACAGCGCGTGCAACTCGTGAGCAAGGTGGAGGCCGCCGGTGCCATCGGCACGCTCGTCCAGATCAGTCCGGACAGTCCCGTGGGGGCCCAGCTGGAAGGCCGCCAGGTGGGCGAGACGATCCGCGTCGTCCTGAAGCAACGCGAAGTGCAGTACCGGATCACGGAGATCGAACCGTACGGCGACTGAATTGTTAGCGCGCTCAGTTCAGCGCCAGTTGCCCTCCAGGACCTGCCGGCGGGGCAGCCTGTCGGGGCAGTTGCCGGGCCTGTTCGAAGGAGACGTCGGTGTCGGAGTCCTCGACGAAGTAGTAGTACCGCCGACCCTCTGGGGCGTAGAGCCGGATCTTGCGTTCGAGCACGGCCTCCACGCGCAGCCAGTCGCCCTGGTACTTCACCCACTCGCCTACCTCGGGCAGCGGCTTGAGCGGCGGGGCCTCGTGCTTCGCCTTCACCTCCCGCTTGGCCTGTACACTCGCCGGCAACCGCACATCCTCCCCCGAGCGCATCAGCCGCACGAAGAGCCCCGTCGGATTGGTCACCCGGCACTCGTTCACCACCAACGCTCGCAGGTCCTCCAGCACCCCTTTCACCCGCGCCAAGGGATTGCCATAGCGCATGACGGACGAGATCACCTGCTTGGGATCCACCTTCGCCTCAGCAGCTAGGGCGGTGAGTTCCACGTCGATCTCCTGAAGGGGAGCAGGTTCAGGGATTGCGGCGTCGCCAGAAGCGTTTGTTGGTAGACGACCTTTGGAGAAGATGCGCCGAATGGTCTTGGCACAGCTGTGCGGAAAGACCTGAACGGCGGCCTCGAAGGTGGTGATGCCCGCGACGTGCAGCGCGTGACGGGAGATGTCGTAGCAGCTCATGCGGTGGGCCTGCCCCTCCTGGAGCAGGTCCGTTCTCAGTTGTGTGTTCAACATCTTGCAACACCTCGTTGTGGGTGTTAAGGTGGCGCTATCTGACGGCGCTGCCCTAAACCCCTCTGAATTGGAAGCGAAACTCACCTTGCCGGGTGGGTTTTCTTCTTGTGATGGGGCCGGATGTCCCCTTGTGCGGCCTGCGATCGTCTGTCGTTACATGATCTGAGTATAGGGGGCATTCTGGTTGGCCGGTGCGAAGGCGACCGCTGTCCGATCGGGATGAGACTTAAAAGCGCGTCTCTGTGCCGGTGGGCAGAAGCTCTGGGGTCGTGACGGCCCGAACAGCGGGTTCTCGGGAGAAAATGAGCCGGAGTTCTTTGGGGGTCATGGGGATAGCCTGCTTTTTCGCTTCCTGAATGGAGGTGATCCCCATGCGCCGCGGGAGGATGCGGGCATCTTCGTACTCGTCCAGTCCGTCCTGCTGGAGCGTGGCCAGGGATGCAGCTTTCGTACGTTCGTCGAGCATGTTGGTCTACCTCGGAGGCGTCTGCAGATGAAGAGTGGTTCTGGCTTCGGCGAGTGCAAAACGGCTGTGCTGTCAGCGCGCGCTCGGGGGCATTCCCCAAGCGGGGTCATACTTTATCGCAAGGCGTATCCATGAGAAATCCAGCGTGCCACACGCGAATTTTCTTTATGAAAGAAAAATAAGAAGGCAAATTCCTAGAAGTTCCATGACCCGTTGTCGGGAAGCGCGAGGCCATGATGCGGCCTCCTGCCCCCTCTTGAAGCGTAGGGGTGATCCTGGTGAGCTCTGCTCCGGAGGGTACGGACAGTCGTCTTGGATGGCTGAGTGTTCATCCCCTTTTTCGAGGTGTCCGGATGTTGTTGTTTATCCGGCAAGTAAAACCAACATGCACATACGGACACCTTGAAAAATCCGCGCTGGGACACGTAAGGGGTACAGGCCTTACTGGGTGTCGCTCTGGTGTGCCGGCCGTGTCAACCAGAACGCCCCACAGAATGCGAGTATGTCGATTTCCTCCCATCGAGAGCAGGGCAACGCGGTGCTGATCGTGTTGTTCATCATTCTGGTGTTGGCTGCGCTGATGACCATTCAGGTGGTGGCCACCCGCGCGAACGTTTTGACGACAGACCGCCGCACGCAGGATGCCCAGCTCAACGCCCAGGCGGCCTTCAGTTCCCCGCGCCTGATCACCGGCGTGCTCAATGGTCTCCCCCAGAAGTTGACCGACCAGTCTACTGGCAGTCTGGAAGACGGGACTTACCGCACGTCGCTGTCCAACCAGATGCAGGTCTGGCTCAGTTGTGGGACGGCCACGGTGCAGCAAAGCTTGCTCATCGCCGGCAAGACGACCTGTGGGGGAATCAGCACGGCGGATACGACGATCCGGGCGACGCAAGGGAACGTGGTGAGCTACCGGGTGCCGCTGCAGCTCAAGATCATCACGAAGGGCAATGAGCAGGCCCAGCGGACCCGCGTCCTGCCCGGCCAGCTGCGTTTTGCGAATGCCTCGACCGGGTCACTTCCCATAACGGCGTACCAGATACTGACGAATGTCTTGGGCACGGTGCCGGCGGACCTGATCTTCGACGGGCCAGTGCAGGTGAACGGGCAGGTGCAGCTGGCGGCGGGTCGTAGTGCGTGGCCTGGAGGTCTGACCTCGGAATTGCGGCAGGTCCGCGTGGGCAACACGACGGTCTCTGTGGACCAGTTCGGGGGCAATGGGGGGTATCCCTGTGACCAGAGTGTCGTGAGCTGCCCCAATTTCGT is a genomic window containing:
- a CDS encoding type II secretion system protein — its product is MSTPVIYSVLGLLITMVGILNMPRHKWPTSFRGVLALLLGSLFWPVVLLALWYDQQRATWKEPPPTPKVWLKVKEQSGAYTLGPLTLIIRYRPRRCRTSGRWTILVRPRPSLNAPLLIRRQGFSINLLFRQYHFLMLAPVSQASPIPPPSLTARPRQEQAFTLSEILIVIAILGILAAVLIPSFLNARMAAQRKLIDTYAQTCQIAAEKRRNYLTNTLTLPAPGGFAPTCATLGVTPPSYVTKAEFRDQGDRYELVVQGQVRGSTYTQSATLIKQVTR
- a CDS encoding DUF2227 family putative metal-binding protein is translated as MPNGDTHTAINLGALLGFGGVYLALGLPWTPPASALVGGYLFGTLFLTPDLDLGHRARVRARRNWGALGALWLPLGILVKHRGVIHTWGRGPALLLLYFVVVFGGVLALALFGLQAAGVTFPHTWNVRLTPQAFWWLALPGYLLAYWINRSRTSASSWQVLRCSSIPAARTMSCSSATRSSSPTWPPAKHSACNS
- a CDS encoding GreA/GreB family elongation factor, giving the protein MLEHPSGAHDVVQFGDTIILTDLASGKAQRVQLVSKVEAAGAIGTLVQISPDSPVGAQLEGRQVGETIRVVLKQREVQYRITEIEPYGD
- a CDS encoding HD domain-containing phosphohydrolase, producing MTGVDMWVSSGAALGTWERPECLNDVMATLGIPTPLSHLVERTCGGHAERVGLLASRIAFLLNVDVELALIAGYLHDVGKVGVCPSVLNKPGPLTALERQAMQHHAAYGAQLVRERWPGVPAEVVTAVLRHHERLDGQGYPGGQTELDPLSAVVAVADIYDALTQPRVYRPWVLTGPELVQALFAQALPRAPMVALCSLVGLRLPEERVHLQVG